One Ilumatobacter fluminis genomic window, CCTGGGGGAGCCCCGGGATGCCGATGGCGCCACCCGCAGTTCGAACATCGAGCGACGCGAGCCCGAAGCGCCGGTCGAGCGGGCCGTGCCCGATGCTGACGTGTTGGACCCGTGCGAACGGCACCGTCGCCACCGATCTCGTCAGGACGCCGCGCCGGAACGACAGGTCGTGCTCGCGCACGGCGTAACCCATGCGGCGCACCTCGAGCCGTTGCAGGAGGCACCCGGCCCAGACGAGCACGGTGACGCCGGCGGCGATGACGACCGTGAGCGTCGACGGCGCCAGGGCGATCACGACGAGGGCGATCATGGCTGCCACTGTGGCGGTGATCGCCGCCGTGATCGTGCGGAGTCGCAGGTAGGCCGGTGTCAGCGGTTCGAAGTCGACGTCGGCGAGCCGGGGCAGCGCGTCGTCGGTGATCACCGTGTTGCTCCACGCATCGGTGTCCCTGGCGGCCCTGCTGCCCACCGTGACGAGGGTAACGGCGGTTGTCCGGGGTCGAACCGGCTCGCAGCCCCCGGGCGCGCCGAGGGCGCCCACCCCGCAGGATGGACGCCCTCGTGGTGACGTCGAACGTCGTTGGTCGACGTCGGAGACGACGGTCGTCAGGAACTGACGGGTTCGTCCGGCGTGTCGTCCGCCGGTGCATCGACCGGCAGGTAGGTGAGGGTGAGCTGCGGGTTCTCCACCGTGGCGGCGCCGACGTCGCCGGACACCTTGCACACGAGGGTGACCGTCAGGTCGCCCGCTTCGGTGACTTCGAACGTCCGCATCGCCGAGATGCTGCTCGGCGAGTCGGCCCCAGCGAGCTGCGTCTTCTGGACCGAACCGTCGTCGAACACCGTGGTGTCCGACAGGCTGCACCACAGGTCGTCGGCGG contains:
- a CDS encoding PH domain-containing protein, which produces MGSRAARDTDAWSNTVITDDALPRLADVDFEPLTPAYLRLRTITAAITATVAAMIALVVIALAPSTLTVVIAAGVTVLVWAGCLLQRLEVRRMGYAVREHDLSFRRGVLTRSVATVPFARVQHVSIGHGPLDRRFGLASLDVRTAGGAIGIPGLPQDTAERLKRLVTERAAELAQDETDTTDNDTTEIEPDGPARQLDGFEPPAAYPPPDTPHDGR